The Amblyomma americanum isolate KBUSLIRL-KWMA chromosome 11, ASM5285725v1, whole genome shotgun sequence genome includes the window CTGCGCGCGCTATATCCTCCTCGAACGCTGCATGCCCTTGGCTGGTTGTGCGGTTCCGTTCGGAGTTTAACGCGATGGCTTTAAGGAGCTCGCTTCGGAGAAAAGTCGGCGTTGTGGGTCGTTGGCGTTGTTACACGAAATACGAGAATGTACAAAtaaaaatttctgagggcacttaattcTGCTTACGCGCAGATAATGCGAACTCAAAGAACAAAACGGGTTTTTTTCCACGACTCCAGTAGGCGTTGTATGTGTAAAAaaatttttctgttatttttgttttctatttgtcatttcaatttgtttattttttatttctttctattacccatgtttgtcattttccttttatttcttattttttcatttatttttaaggttttttattgctttttattcGGTTTTAGTATGCTGACGTGTTTAGTTTGATTGACAGATATAGTGGGACAAGTTTCTGCttacatccccgctggcgagtcatgagcctatacaGGTTTTCGCCATAAAAATCGCTTAGACAGTGGGAATGGAGCCAAGGGCTCAGATTGCGAGGTGAGTACGGGCAAACGCGCTAAGAAGGCTCGTTGATTCGAACTGAATAGAATTTGTacttagtgaatgcgttgtggtctctgacttcgtgaagtgtctaCGTGTACTGATGCGCTCATGAATAATTATGTGTGTGCAAATTTTTAAACGGGACCCCATAAAAATCGCGTTCTGCTTTATATTGCATTTCAATTTACTCACGTAAGCTGTTTGAACGCAGCGCCATCTATGTTAAAGAGATGAAGTAAATGCAAATAGCTTGCACTGAGGCATGATAGCTGGCATAATGGCCGTGTTGGGATTAAAGGTCCTTgatcaaattatcaaggggctttagttgGGTTATGAGTTTGGGTTGATGGAGTTAGgcgttccaaagcgattcaggctatgagagacgccgtagtagagggcttcggtaatttcgcCGATCTGGAGTTaataacgtggactgacatcgtaTAGTGGTTGTGGATTTCAATTTAAGGAACCAGCAAACGAAATCATTGAAGACGTCAACTGGTCCAAACGCTGAGCCCGGTGATAACATGACGGTTCTGCCCCTGCGCGTGGCAGAGTGGGTGCAACACATCGCGACTTCTTCGGTCTttgcagacaggcaggcagcggTGGCCGGACCAGCgtgcgtcatgttttgtgcgTGTGCCAACCATTGCAATGTCGTGGTGCGCGCACCGCCCGAGCGCCTGTCATGTAGCTGTTGTCCGTGTGCCCTTGTGTTGAACGAATGCGACGCAAGAGAGGACGCAGACCTCCAATACATCCTTTGTCTTTCACTGCATACTTCCCCCTTTCCCTGACGGcgtggctgaggtgtccactaatATGTGACgtagttactgcgcctttcctttcccctaaaatcGCAACAGAGACGCGCAATGCCCAATTAAGGGCAGCGTCTCCGCAGCCCATTCGGACATCTTTCGGCGGCGGACGGGCTTTATTCAGAGGCCTGCTAGAGACTCAGGGCCGTTTGTTTCATGAGCAAGGCGTTGCGCTGGACGGGCgaaggcgttccgtggactccctggcagatCTGCAACACAATGTCGAGTTCCTTTCTTAAAGGAGAAGCTTAAGCGTGCTCCAATGTATTTGTGCTGCCTTGTTAAATTTGTTTGGCCAATGCTTTAATTTTCTATGCTACGTTAACTTTATTCGTCTACCTCGTTAAAACAGACGAGGTCGATCCTCTGTCGCTGGCGTTCTTTCACTCGAAGACGGCTCTCCTGCCGAGTTACCCGCTACTCCGTTACGCGGTCACGTGGTCACCGAATGCGCGCACCCCGAGCTTTGCTGTTCGGGCAGCTTTGTCGTCAGACGCTGCCACGCACTTGAAACGCCTCTTGGACGCTGTACGTAGCTGCGAGCTGCGTGCAGCGCTCGTGGATCCCGGGCGTGTTTCATGTGAGGCGAAAAGGGGAATCTGCGCAGCAACGCCCTCGCGTACTTGAGCTATCGGTGCGCTGTTCAGAGCAACATCTCTTGGTGGAAACGAGGAGGAGCCGTCGAACTAGACACGTGTAAATGCGCAGTCCATCCCGTCGTAATTAATTCGCAGGAAGGATATCCGCCGAAACGATTAGCCTCGCAGTGCATTTCAGTGATTGCCTGGATGCTTATATGTTTTGGCTGGTGGAACAAAAATCTCAGTATAGAGCGAGGGCCGACTGTCAGACCATTGATGCGCAGCGTTCCTGTAGTACCAAGCTGTTGTGGACCTTAGTGTGTGACGTGGCAGTTGAGGTATGCTCGTTAGGGAAGGAATTAAACGCCGCAGCCAACGCCTTGGATGCGTTGTACCTCTACGCAAACTATCCTGAATGCAACGTGCAGGTAGTGCCTAAATAATATTCTTTTGAATTAAAATCAGCTGAGGCGCACACGGAAAGCCATATTTCGGTGGGCCTTATAGCGAACCGGTTGGACTCCCAGGTAGCGCTCTTGAGCCGTTAATGTCACCATTTGAAGCATGATGTCACGTGAGTAAGCTTCGTTGCTGTTGTCTCTCTGCTGCTGTGTCCTGTCTCACTTCATCGAACGGAATATCATGCCTTTTGAGGTAAAgctgttttggtttggttttatttatggggtttaatgtcccaaagcgactcaggctatgaggggcgccgtaatggagggctccgtaaatttcgaccacttggtgttctttaacgtataatgacatcgcccagtacatgggcctctagaatttcgcctgcatgaaaattcgaccaccgcggccgggatcgaacccgcgtcattcgcgtcgttagccgagcgccataaccacagttccgccgcggcggctgaggtgCAGATTGTGTTATCCCTTGAAGGTAAAAAAACACGTGTCCTGAACATCAGCGCTCGTGTACAGGTGCCATGCAGTTGCCTCCCCATATTTGCTCCTTTTGTCCTGCGTGCATTTTGAAAGTGACGATCGTGTCTTTGTTCGTCGCCGCAGGGCTTCTGCTGCGCACCATTCCCACTTTCGAGTCAACGAGGCGAGCACATAGACCTAAGCCGTCTCGCCCTTGACGGGTCTTGTCTTCAACACCACCGCAACGAGTGGGCATCGCTGTAGATCAGCGGCTCGTTGTAGAGCCAGATGGACAAAAACAGCGGCGGTCAAGCACTTCCGCCCCTCGGTCGCGCTCGCGGCTGTTCGCGCGGCAGGGCACGGGCAGTGGTCGTATTGCCCGGAGCACAGGCGGCACCTACGGTGCCTCAATTTCCTGTTGCCATGGCGCCGCCAGCGGCTTTGCCAAGGACGCCTGGTGTTTTGAGGCCTGCGACGGTGTCCTTACCGGCGCCTTCGGTGGCGCCGTCGATGGCAGCCCTCGGCAGCGTGGAGGGCCGGTCGTTCCCCATCGACAGGGTGGCCATCGGACACGGGGCGCACCACCAGCAGATGGCGTCGATGGCGCCTTCAGCTGTGTTGCCGCCGGTGAGTTATCTCttgtttacagcgacagctgttaaagggCCGTTGCCTATGTTTTAGGCCTAGGTCTATgtggtttagcatcccaaagcgactgaggctatgagcgtagtgaagggctccggaaagtttgaccacctcgggttctttaacatgcactgacatcgcaaagtacacggacctctagaatttcgcctccatggaaaatTGACCACGGCGgacgggatccaacccgcgtctttcgggtcagcagccgagctccataaccactgagccaccgcggcggcaccccTGGGTTTTGGGTCGTAGTAGTAGAATTTCGCAACTGAAAGATGGCTGCCACGGAAACCGTCCGAAGAGTTGCTACAGTAGGCAGGGGAGGGTGAACGCAGAATGTGAAAAGTATGGAGAGAGCGGAAGAATATGCAACCGGGGGCATTTCAATTCATAACATCATCTGTTAAAGGCCCGTTACCTGGGATTCGCGTCGTAGTGCTACACGAGAACTTAAGTGTTACTCTGTAACTATGCGCATATGCATGTTGCTCTCAAATTCATTAACTCTATATAATGAAATGAAGATAACCCCCCAGTTGGCCCTCAGTCTGGAATTTCACAGTGGTGACACAGAAGACAACTTGCCGAAGTTCGCCCGTATACATTAAACGTCTTAGTGCATTAATCTAAAGACGAGAAGCTGCTTCAACTGGAAACGGATCGTTTCTACGCTAAGATGGTGGCCGTGGAGCGCAGGTGTCGCCTTTGCCGTCTGTTTTCGCGGGCAAAATGAAGAGACTTCGATACTGTTCATAGTATCACCTCCTTTCCTGCGGTCCAAGCATGGCCAGAAATCTACCTCACTGTCACCGTGTATGGGGTACGGAAGGCTTCACTGAGGTCGCCGTATAGGCCCGCCGAGATTGTGCGCttcgaagagaaagaaagagtagCATATCCTTGTTGCCAGTTTATATTGTGTATACTGATGCTGGGGTAATTGAGTGAATAAGGAGATTATGATGTGCCCAGCTGGGATAGTTTCCAGGGTGGAAGCATTAGGAGATTGACCGTATGGGCTGGAGGTGTATATGTGACACGAGAGCGTGTGGGGCTGTACACATCGCGTACGTTGCAGTGCCCAGTCCTTGTGAATATGAGACCACCGCATCATTGTACGCCACCATCTGGTTGCTGCACGGAGTTGTGTGATGTGTCGCGCGTACGAGCCGCCTGTCTTCGTCTAGCCTTCATGTCATGCGATGGGGGAGGGGGCAAATACTAGGTTAGATGAGGCGTGGGTATTGGTAACGTGAAGAGAGAGACCGAATGGGGAAAGGCTGAAATGACGAAGTAGCCAGGGGTCCCTTGGAAGGCGCCGGGTAATCATGCAATCTGTCGGTTCCGGTGAACGCCAGGAAGGCAGGTAAGAGGTAGAAGAGACCGGTGTCATGTAGTCTGATGTTGACTGGGGAGATGGAGAGAAGCTTCGTGTAAATTGTTTAGGCAGAAGCGAGCCGTGTGCGTTGTTGCTTGGTAAGGAAGATTTAATTCTCTGATAGCATGAAGATAGCTAAAGTCATAGTTATACATAAAGGAGGCCGGCGTGATTACATAAACAATCGCCGCCCTATCTCAATCTTGCCTGTGTCCTCAAAAAATATAGATCGTATCCTGAAAATGCGGGAGACGAGAGGATTTACGACTTTGAGAATGTTCGCGACCATTGATTTCAGGCTGGTTATGCTTTGCGTTATGCAGGAGATTTGTTGTTCGTATGATGCCAAACACTCCTTAAAGGCAGCTCATTGCTGTTCGAGACAAGTACTTGATGAAGGGTTGTTGGATGAAGTTAACTTGGGTGGTACAAAGCCAGGGGGAAGGTCAGGATGGTGCCTGGCTAGGATGATACTAGGCTGAGCAGGTGTTGACTTGGGCAGCCCGCACTAGAACAAGGTGAGCTTTTCAATGAATGAATGTGGGATTGGATGGTGAGACCTCAGCTGCTGTCCGCTTGCTCCGCGGCGCAGGTGTCCGGAGTGATCGGGAAGGGGGATGCGGTGAGGTAATTTGCACTGGAAATCGTTATAGTCTGGCCCAAGTTGCCGTATGACTGTGGACCAAAGCTGCCGCATGAGGCAGGACGAGTGTCGGTGCCCCTTCCTATCTGTGTCCAGGTGCGGATGGGGCAGGCGATCACTTGAGGTGTGGTCCGACCGGAGTGCTATGGAGTGAGTTAGGTTGAGTTTTGTGGGTTTTCCGCGTCATAATGGATGTCGGTCGCAAGGGTACGGACCAGCGTTCATCGAAGAGGAATTCGGTGACCATAGACCGCCTGTATACTAACTCGGTCTCCGCTGTCGGACAGAGCACCTCGTATTGAAAGGGGGTGGTCCCCTCCGAAGTGTTAGCACCACGGTGTGCAGGATTGCGACTCTTCTTCGTGAAGGTTGGGTGCAGAGGTTCAGCATCGCGAGAAAGTGTTTCTGAGCATTTTAATATGCGATGCCCACACTGTAGGCACTTTTATTGTTTTAGAGCCTTAGTTCGATGTGGTTGGCAGCTATATTGCTTGGACCTGTTTGCAGCAGtgaaaaagagcaggagttttTACACCAGCGCGTATCTGATGTAACGGTTGTACGGGTTGTTGCAGTATTCAAGATCACCTCGTTGATCACCTTAAGAGGAGTATGAGTTAAGGCGTAAGCCTATCTTCGCTCATGAGtgccgtggacggaagttgtgtaCGGAAATCTTTAGAACGAACTGTCAATCACAAGTTGTGTGgttaataaataaaaagaagGTAAGCAACAGTTCACAAGCAAATAACGCATAtgcaatgaaataaaagaaaacaaaaacgttaaaataaaaaagagaaataaaacaaaaagaaacaaattacaAAAACGGAATAGTAAAAGTTAACAAAAGTGACGACGAGAAATAAAAATACTGAAATATAGAGGCAaagctggtttttgaggaaaggaaatgacgtagtaactgtctcacatatcttggcgcACACACGAACCCcgctgtaagggaagtgataaagggggtgaaagaagaaaggaagtaagaggtgccatgtggaggtctccggaataatttctaccacctcggtatctttaacctgcaccgacatcgcacagcacagaggccccttttgcgtttcgccttcaccgaaacgCGACCGCCCACGACGGATCGAACCAGGGCACTCCTGCTCgataatcgagcgccctaaccgctcagccaccgcggcgggtgaaaaatGGAGGGAAGAACAGAGGACATGGGTTAGGGTTTCGTAATtgtgctcttaagcagacttttCGCATTCGTGTAAATTTAAGTATATCCTTATTGTGAGCGGCGGCTTTGTGTGCAAAGCTgtctccttccctctctctgtATGTCTGCTTGCAGCAGTTCCAGTTCGCACCGGCCGTTACACCTGGCGACAGTGGCGACTGCGGCCGCCAAGAAACCCGGCGTCGCCGCGACGGGTTCGCCGTCGTCGAGACGCTACCTGCGCACATCGACAACAAGAGGGGCACTTCGGGCAGCCCCATCAAGGTTGTGGCAAACTACTTCCGGCTGCTTTCCATGCCCCAGTGCTGCATACACCAGTACCATGTGGAGTTCACGCCGACGGTGGAGTCTAGTCGCATGCGGCGCGCCCTGCTCGTGGACTACATGGACATGTTCGACAAGTGCCTCGTGTTCGATGGCATGTCTGACTTGAAGTCGCCCAAGCGGCTGAACCAGGACATCACCGAGGTGTTCCCGCAGCGGCGCACCGACGGCAAGGTCATCTGCGTCCGCTTCAACTGGGTCCAGGAACTGGCCCCCTTCAACCCGGAGCTGCTGCGCCTCTTCAACACGCAGATGCGCCGCAACCTGGAGCGCCTGGACTTTGTGCAGATCAACCGGTACTTCTTCGACAAGCGCGCCGTGGCGAGCATTCCGCAGCACGCACTCGAGCTGTGGCAGGGGCTCGTCACGGCCATTGGTCAGCACGATGCGGGCGTCCTGTTGGTCACGGACACGCTGCACAAGGTGCTGCGTCGCGACAGCGTCTTCGACCTCATGTCTCACATCCAGCACGTCCCGAACTACAAGAACGAGTGCGTGAAACGGGTGGCCGGCTGCATTGTCATGACGCCCTACAACAACAAGACCTACAGGGTGGACGACATTGACTGGGACGAGAACCCGGCCTGCACGTTTGAAACCAAGGAGGGGTCCAAGACGTACGCCGACTACTACCGGGTACGTGTTGCTACTAGTGGCATGTTATAGGTTCTGTGCAAAGTGGTCAATTAACTGGTTACGTCGTCGCCATCACATCAGAAGCTTCTTCCAATATATTATGCCAGGAGGGTCCATTCCGAAGTGGTACCCGAATGTTTCCATGTTTGTCTCTCCATCTGGCTCAGCCACCTCTGACTGAATCGCGTTTTCTGTCCTTTGATGTCGTCTTTCTGTGACAAACCACTACCTATCTGGCATGCAGCTCATTCAGTTTCCTCAAACAGTTATCCTTGTGTTGCAAAGCCCAGCGTATTTGAGGGTTGGTGTGCTTAGCAGTATAGCTGCTGGTACGACTGACCTCCTGTGTCCTTGGGCGATGCCATGTGCAGGACCAGTACGAGAGGCGCATCCGCGACATGCGCCAGCCGCTGCTGGTGGTCCGTCCCAAGGAAAAGGACCTGCGCGCCGGCCGCACGCAGAACATCTACCTGGTGCCGGAGCTGTGTGTCCTGACGGGACTCACTGACGAGGTGGGCAGTCGGTTTGAATGTAGTGCTGTTTGACCTTTTCTACGGCGGCCGCTGTTTATAATGGGTATAACTCCTGCGTTCGCGACTTGGCCGGGGGTTTAAGGAGGAGGTGGGGAGGGATCAGGCCATTGATGCGCTGCTCGGCGAGCGTGGAAAAACAACTTGAAAATACAACGCAGAGTGGTGGTAGAGGATGAGGTACCGCGGCACGACGCATAGGGCTCTGCAGTGACGGCGCGGTGCAGTAAGGGGAAAGTGTGTTAAGTTGAACACCGTAACAGTTGCAGCTGTGTTCTCTTTTAATGTGCGGCAAACGGAAACGTTTGTCAATTTGTCATGTGGCAAACCTCATGGCACTTCTAATCAGCAAGCCCTAGTGCCAGGAACTCCAGTCCAACAATGCCTATATGGCTGTTTGTCActcgtttttttctttgtcagcgtCAGCTGTTAAAGCGGCAGCTGATATAGATGTAGTTTGGTCATAAAGCCCTGCATTCTACCGCGTGATCTACAACAGCGTCAGCCTTAGGAGCTTAATTTAATTCAATTCACTTGTTACCTGCTTGCCACAGTTGACAGGTTGCAGTGTGCAAATAGGGAAATCCAGCTTTCAGCATAAAGCGGAGAGGGGCTGGGCAAGTAGTAGAGGGATGGTAGAGAAGGTGGGAGGTGATAGGTCGCTACAGTCGGATAcacctcaagaacgaagcggcttctccccgtcaaaggacatccttccagccaacggcgtcggccgattctcatgacaatAGAGTGAGCGGCGCCACAGTGCAGTGAGGAAACTATCCCTTTTTCATTTGCGactccttgcattgtcacgctaacAAGGTCGTGAGAACCACCGGCTGATGCCAGTGGTCGCAAGGCGGTCCTGTGACGGGGGAAAAACGCTTTTTTCTTGTCTTATATTTGACTATAGGTTATCGCTTATGATTGACAAAGGAGATTCCAGGGCCAAATGCAGAGCTAAACGAAAGGAATAACAGCTTTCACCGATTAAGTGGTTAAGCTGGTCAGGGTAGCTCTGCTTAGTCAGCTTATATAGAATAAGTGCCACCTGTGTATAGAATCAGTGTCACCTGAGGCAGGAGAGCGCTCGAGACAACGGGAACATGGCTGTCGCAGTGCATTATCATCTGCCACTGCGTCATTCGTGACGTCATCTATCGAATGCGCCGGTCTACTCTACTGAAGTACCAGTCGTCCTGTTTAGAGTAGAGCGCGTCTGCTGTGAATGCAATGCTACGCCACCCTCCGCGGTGGCCCTGTGgtaagagcgctcggctactgagccttaTGACCTGGGCTCATGGCTGCGCGCTTCGATGGGGGCGGAACGCCGAAGGTGCccaggtactgtgcgatgtgagcgggCGTTAAAGAAAACCAAGTGGTCGACATTAATGCGGAGCTTAAACTCCctcaatttacaatttacattttACTTCGTGGCGTGGATACTTGAGGCTGTATTCCGAAGGTGTTCACGGAACATGCAGGTTCACTTCGGTCCGCACCGGTTGGTTCCATCCCGAAACACGGGCGTGACGGCTGCGTGGCGACACCTGACGTATTGTTTCATGTTACGTCATATTACTATGGTATTGAACTTAGTACTGCATCAATAATAGGGTCATTGCACCAAGGACGGAACACACGGACGCCGTTAGAACACCAGGTGATGTGAATTACTTCGCGCCCTCTATAACGCTCTCCCTCATGGCTTGTgttgctgtgggacgttaaaccccaagtACCGTACTGTACCGTTTTAGTTCGAAAACACTATTATGATTGGTTATCCTGGAGCAAGGTTTTGCGCTGTTTGTGGCTTTGTGCAATCACTGTCGATGGTGCCGCCATCGTTTACAATCCTAGCGCCACCGCTTGGCCAATACTCTCACCCATAACGCGTCGCCTGCGCGCTTCGCGATCCCCGCACACAGCGCGCTACAGCCGTCAGGGTCGGAATCACGTGAGCAACAGCTCATGCCGTGCCGTGTCTTTTCATGCGGTTGCATTTCATTAGCTAGGGTTTATGCAGTTCTGCTTCCCCACATTTAAAGAAATTAGGTGAAAATTCTCTCATTTTTATTCGCGCATGACCACATAAATTCGTTATTCTATTATATGCCTGGAGGCTATACTTGCGCAGCTTCCAGGGTATTTCAGTCGGCTCTAAATTTCCCCACTAGACGCCGGCTGATTTCACCGCTAGGCCTCGGCCGTTTTGGTTGAACAGGCGAAGCCCGTCTTAAGTTTTTCAAAATGGCGTTTCGACAGTGACAGAGACAACAGTGTCCCTATCGGACAACGCTATAGTGACGCCTCAAATGGACTGTCTGTCTCTATGCATGCAAAAGGCGACAGTTTCTAGAGTACCTTTCCGGTGTAAACATTTTCGAGTACTTCGCAGGCGTTATCTTCGGCGGTGGTAAGCATTCCGAGCTTCGCTCCTTTTCCTCCCACCCCGTGGGCGAAGGAGAGGTGTTTTGTTAGGTAACATAAGTGATCGCTCTCCGAGCGTGTCAGCAGCTTCAAGCATGCTACGCTGTATCCGCATCAACGTATTATCCGTGAAGCTTGCTTCGTTACGATGCGCGGCGTACTCGTGGGTGTGCTACGAGATATCCGTTCCACCTCTTACGCGATTAGTACGCGTTAAATGAAATGTTCGCGATAAGCCACTACGCCGTGAGCGGGCATCAAGATATGAGGCTGAATGGAAGCGGACGCGGGCATTTCGTGCTGGAACATCCTAAGCGCACGTTTTGCTCATGCGAGTACGCCTTGAATTGGCTTGACGAGGTTTTACTGCATTACAAAACTGGTACCGCAAAATGCATAGGACATAGTATGTACTAAAAACCTGAATTTAAAATTGAAAGGTTGGAAAGCAGAAATGGAGGTTTGTGCTTCTTCATAAGGTTTGTGTTCGAATTGATTTGAATGCGCTACAAACTTTTTTGGAGCAACGGGCTTGGGGACGGGAAGGCGTCAGCATCTTTTACCGTTCCTTGTAGAACCATAAAGCGTGCCCAGTTTAAGCCATGCCTACATGAATGTATGCAGCTTGTGAGAACTTGAAGATTACGGACCCCGCGCTGTATCGTGGTCGCTAAGGGCACATGTGCTCGTACAAAGTCTAGTTTGCGCCATTTTTAAAAGTAGTTTAGCAGATAATGGGTATACGGGCCTTCTGGGACCCGACCGAAAATCTTTGGCGGACTCTGAACTATTGGAGCTACCCAGATAAGTGTCGCTgtccgccaccgcggtggctgagtggttatggttctCGCCTGCTGACAtgaaagacacgggctcgatccctgccggagctgtcgcatttcgatggaggcgaatttatGGAGGCTCCCGTACCGatcattgtcagtgcacgttaaggaactccaGGATGTTGAAATTATCCGAataccctccactacggcttccctgatagcctgagttgctttggggcggcCATAGACCGCAAACCACAGTTGCTGTCTAACGGGCCCTTAATTGCCTCGCAGATGCGCGCCAACGTGTCTGTGATGCGGGACCTGGCTCAGCACACCCGCGTGGAGCCTTCCAAACGGGTGCGGAACCTGCTCGAGTTCATGGACCGCATCAACAACAACGACGCTATCCGCAACGATATGGACAGCTGGGGGATCCGGTTCGACGACTCGCTCGTCAGAATCGACACCCGCGTGCTGTCGCCCGAGAAGCTGATGCAGGGCAGCAACGCGTACCGCTACAGCGCGGCCACGGCCGACTTCTCGCGCGAGACGCGCGACCGGCCGCTGCACGTGGCCGTCGCCGTCGAGTCGTGGATCGTCCTCTGCCACCGGCGCGAGGAGGCCAACCTGACGGAGTTCGTGCGCACCCTGATGTCCGTGTGCCCGCCCATGGGCGTCAAGATCAGCCAACCACGCCTGGTGCTGCTGGACGATGACCGGCCCAGCGGCTTCGTGGAAGCTCTGCGCCGGCTAGCCAGAGCGGGCAATATTCAGCTGGCTTTGATCGTGCTTCCCAACAACCGGAAGGACCGCTACGACCTGATCAAGAAGGAGGCCTGCGTCGACCTCGGACTCCACACGCAGGTCGGCCGAGGCTATTGTTCTTTGTCGCCCGAAGCGGGTAGCGAGCTCCAGTAAAAACTCTGGATTTACTTTTCAAGACTTCTCCGGAGTCTGTTTTTGCGGTTCTGTAAGATGACCATTGTACAGGGGGCCTGCGGCGTCAACAAGCTATCCTcattacagctttttctgcagaccTCTGGCTTCCTTTAAATTGTATTTGATGCCAACAAGagttattattatcattattatagaGCGCCGAGTCCAGCTTCCTTGAAACGCAATTGTAATCAGTTGGAATGAGTGTTCGATTCGCCCTTTGTGTGCAAAAGAGGGAAGGTGTGGTGCGCGTTGATGTGATTTGCTTTTCAAGACTCAAAGAATTTATAATTACCTCATTTCAGTTCTTCGGTTGGTTTCATTTGTATAAATGGAGGCTCCAATTAGTCATTCCTGGCGGGAACGCTGTGCATAAAGAGAATAATCACTTCATTTGACGTGGTGAGCACCGAGCAATTCTCTGGCTAGGAGCATCACTGTCTAGTTGGTCGTGCTGTAATCTATATTACTGTCAAGATTAGCTGTTGCCTCTTTTCGCTGCGCTGTAAACAGTTACGCCAAGAGCGATGCGAGGGCTGTCTGGGTGTGAAAGTTGGTCGACGTGTATGTAAGTGTTAACGTAGCAAGGAGCTGTGGGTTCAGATGAGGCAAGTAGACTGGGACAGATGGGGCAAGTAGACTGAAGAAAGCAAAGCCATGGCTAAAGCAGTACAGTGCATAATGGTGCCGATGGCCCTCATTGTTTTCGCTACACTTCCCAGGTGATCCTCGCCCGCACCATCGGCAACCGCAAGAACATCCGCTCGGTGGCCACCAAGGTTGCGGTGCAGCTGAACTGCAAGCTGGGCGGCGAGGCCTGGTGCCTGGAGATCCCTCTGGTCAGCACCATGGTGATCGGCTGCGACACCTACCGCGACTCGAGCTCACCCCATCGTTCGGCGGGCGCCTTGGTGGCCAGCATAAACAAGAGCCTGACGCGGTGGTATTCGCGCATCTCCTTCCACGACACCCACGAAGGGCTGGGCTACTCGCTTGCCTCGCTGCTGCGTGACGCGCTGCGCAAGTACTCGCAGTGCAATGACGGCGCTTCACCCCACCGCATCATCTTCTTCCGTGACGGGGTGTCCGACGGACAGATCCCCCAGGTGAGCATTTCTGGTGGTACTCTGTTTACCtgcagttttaacgcgatagcgtcagaGGCATTGTTACCCAGAACACCAGGCATTGGCCTTATGAGCGAAAACATTCTCCGCCAACGCTGCCCCAGTGTACGACTTCATGgtgttagctacgggagcttcgtATT containing:
- the LOC144109648 gene encoding piwi-like protein 1, whose protein sequence is MAPPAALPRTPGVLRPATVSLPAPSVAPSMAALGSVEGRSFPIDRVAIGHGAHHQQMASMAPSAVLPPQFQFAPAVTPGDSGDCGRQETRRRRDGFAVVETLPAHIDNKRGTSGSPIKVVANYFRLLSMPQCCIHQYHVEFTPTVESSRMRRALLVDYMDMFDKCLVFDGMSDLKSPKRLNQDITEVFPQRRTDGKVICVRFNWVQELAPFNPELLRLFNTQMRRNLERLDFVQINRYFFDKRAVASIPQHALELWQGLVTAIGQHDAGVLLVTDTLHKVLRRDSVFDLMSHIQHVPNYKNECVKRVAGCIVMTPYNNKTYRVDDIDWDENPACTFETKEGSKTYADYYRDQYERRIRDMRQPLLVVRPKEKDLRAGRTQNIYLVPELCVLTGLTDEMRANVSVMRDLAQHTRVEPSKRVRNLLEFMDRINNNDAIRNDMDSWGIRFDDSLVRIDTRVLSPEKLMQGSNAYRYSAATADFSRETRDRPLHVAVAVESWIVLCHRREEANLTEFVRTLMSVCPPMGVKISQPRLVLLDDDRPSGFVEALRRLARAGNIQLALIVLPNNRKDRYDLIKKEACVDLGLHTQVILARTIGNRKNIRSVATKVAVQLNCKLGGEAWCLEIPLVSTMVIGCDTYRDSSSPHRSAGALVASINKSLTRWYSRISFHDTHEGLGYSLASLLRDALRKYSQCNDGASPHRIIFFRDGVSDGQIPQVKEWEINQIVASLQALFPGVQHKLAFVVVTKHISTRFFLPGREHVMTNPLPGTVVDSEVTRPERYDFFLVSQSVRQGTVAPTLYNVIYDTTGLKPDHMQRLAYKLTHLYFNWPGTIRVPAPCQYAHKLAFLAGQSMHAEHNPRLSSTLYYL